One genomic region from Corvus hawaiiensis isolate bCorHaw1 chromosome 21, bCorHaw1.pri.cur, whole genome shotgun sequence encodes:
- the DOLK gene encoding dolichol kinase isoform X1 translates to MFGSTSVGSFPAQSNGDADLETGGKRCVWLEPGADGSRSVMRERQCRGASHYLKEGIAVVWKGILNGQLSTVGVLRSCKLEARWAGIMLNKAVLVESLLVFTVVLSVHAVVWDRFSWCAVALAVQAFYVQFKWDRLLQLGGAVFQFRGAANSGLLPASMVIPLLGVVMKERCRAAGIVYFERFGVVVASTGMLLALFLSILAVGITKPVPTNTCIVTGIAGSIIIYTMKHSLTVSEVIEVLEVLLIFVYLSMILLYLLPRCFTPGEALLVLGGVSFVLNQLIKRSLNVIEGRGDPIDFFLLVAVVGVVLLGLFFTVLFIFLDSGTWISSMFFHMMTAVLGLGVIMPWLYRLIQRNPLFWLLQFLFQTQTRLYLLVYWTFLAASACGVVFYQNAKRSSESKKHQASTITRKYFHFIVVATYVPGLIYDRQLLYVAAVLCLAVFIFLEYVRYFRIKPFGQTLRHLLSLFLDERDSGPLILTHIYLLLGMSLPVWLFPRSCAPKGTLPGAGALVPYSGVLAVGVGDTIASVFGSTMGEIKWPGTKKTFEGTMTAIFAQIIAVALILIFDSSVNLNSSYAWILASVSLVSLLEAYTTQIDNLLLPLYLQIMLMA, encoded by the exons ATGTTTGGCAGCACGTCAGTGGGAAGCTTCCCTGCCCAGAGCAACGGGGATGCGGATCTCGAAACGGGCGGAAAACGCTGTGTCTGGCTTGAACCGGGGGCTGACGGGTCCCGTTCGGTGATGAGAGAGCGGCAGTGCCGAGGAGCTTCACATTACCTGAAAGAAG gaattgCAGTAGTATGGAAGGGAATTCTTAATGGACAACTGAGCACAGTGGGAGTCCTGAGATCCTGCAAGCTTGAGGCACGCTGGGCTGGAATCATGTTAAACAAAGCAGTGCTGGTGGAGTCGCTGCTGGTGTTCACCGTGGTGCTGTCGGTGCACGCGGTGGTGTGGGACCGCTTCTCCTGGTGCGCCGTCGCTTTGGCTGTCCAGGCCTTCTACGTCCAGTTCAAATGGGaccggctgctgcagctgggcgGGGCCGTGTTCCAGTTCCGGGGGGCGGCGAACAGCGGCCTCCTGCCCGCCAGCATGGTGATCCCCCTGCTGGGGGTGGTGATGAAGGAGCGCTGCAGGGCCGCCGGCATCGTGTACTTCGAGCGCTTCGGCGTTGTTGTGGCTTCCACGGGAATGCTGCTCGCTCTCTTCCTGTCCATCTTAGCAGTTGGCATCACCAAACCTGTGCCAACCAACACTTGCATCGTGACTGGTATTGCTGGCAGCATAATTATCTACACCATGAAACATTCTTTGACTGTCTCTGAAGTGATAGAGGTTCTAGAAGTGCTGCTCATTTTTGTCTACCTCAGTATGATCTTGCTGTACTTGTTGCCTCGATGTTTTACTCCTGGAGAAGCGCTGCTGGTTCTTGGAGGTGTAAGTTTTGTTCTCAATCAGCTCATTAAACGCTCACTGAATGTAATTGAGGGCAGAGGGGATCCCATTGACTTCTTCCTTCTGGTAGCTGTTGTCGGAGTTGTTCTTCTTGGtctttttttcactgtgctCTTCATTTTCTTGGATTCGGGCACGTGGATCTCCTCCATGTTTTTCCACATGATGACAGCAGTGTTAGGCTTAGGGGTCATCATGCCTTGGCTGTACCGACTGATCCAGAGGAACCCTTTGTTCTGGCTGCTCCAGTTTCTGTTTCAGACACAGACAAGACTTTACCTTCTTGTGTATTGGACTTTCTTGGCTGCCTCAGCATGTGGTGTGGTTTTCTACCAGAACGCCAAGAGATCATCTGAATCTAAAAAACACCAGGCCTCAACTATAACcaggaaatatttccatttcattgTTGTAGCTACTTATGTTCCTGGACTAATTTATGACCGCCAGCTCCTCTACgttgctgcagtgctgtgtctggCAGTGTTCATCTTCTTAGAGTACGTTCGGTACTTCAGGATCAAACCCTTTGGACAAACCCTGAGGCATTTGCTCTCTCTCTTCTTGGATGAAAGAGACAGTGGACCTCTAATCTTGACTCATATTTATCTCCTCCTTGGCATGTCCCTCCCAGTGTGGTTGTTTCCTAGATCTTGTGCTCCTAAAGGCACCTTGCCTGGGGCAGGAGCACTGGTCCCCTACTCTGGGGTGTTGGCAGTAGGGGTAGGAGACACCATTGCCTCTGTATTCGGCAGTACAATGGGGGAAATCAAATGGCCAGGAACAAAGAAGACCTTTGAAGGGACAATGACAGCTATTTTTGCTCAGATTATTGCTGTGGCTCTCATCCTGATCTTTGACAGCAGTGTGAATCTGAACTCCAGCTATGCCTGGATTCTGGCATCTGTGAGTTTGGTTTCTCTTTTGGAAGCTTACACTACCCAAATTGATAATCTGCTGTTGCCTCTCTACCTCCAGATCATGCTCATGGCATAG
- the DOLK gene encoding dolichol kinase isoform X2 → MLNKAVLVESLLVFTVVLSVHAVVWDRFSWCAVALAVQAFYVQFKWDRLLQLGGAVFQFRGAANSGLLPASMVIPLLGVVMKERCRAAGIVYFERFGVVVASTGMLLALFLSILAVGITKPVPTNTCIVTGIAGSIIIYTMKHSLTVSEVIEVLEVLLIFVYLSMILLYLLPRCFTPGEALLVLGGVSFVLNQLIKRSLNVIEGRGDPIDFFLLVAVVGVVLLGLFFTVLFIFLDSGTWISSMFFHMMTAVLGLGVIMPWLYRLIQRNPLFWLLQFLFQTQTRLYLLVYWTFLAASACGVVFYQNAKRSSESKKHQASTITRKYFHFIVVATYVPGLIYDRQLLYVAAVLCLAVFIFLEYVRYFRIKPFGQTLRHLLSLFLDERDSGPLILTHIYLLLGMSLPVWLFPRSCAPKGTLPGAGALVPYSGVLAVGVGDTIASVFGSTMGEIKWPGTKKTFEGTMTAIFAQIIAVALILIFDSSVNLNSSYAWILASVSLVSLLEAYTTQIDNLLLPLYLQIMLMA, encoded by the coding sequence ATGTTAAACAAAGCAGTGCTGGTGGAGTCGCTGCTGGTGTTCACCGTGGTGCTGTCGGTGCACGCGGTGGTGTGGGACCGCTTCTCCTGGTGCGCCGTCGCTTTGGCTGTCCAGGCCTTCTACGTCCAGTTCAAATGGGaccggctgctgcagctgggcgGGGCCGTGTTCCAGTTCCGGGGGGCGGCGAACAGCGGCCTCCTGCCCGCCAGCATGGTGATCCCCCTGCTGGGGGTGGTGATGAAGGAGCGCTGCAGGGCCGCCGGCATCGTGTACTTCGAGCGCTTCGGCGTTGTTGTGGCTTCCACGGGAATGCTGCTCGCTCTCTTCCTGTCCATCTTAGCAGTTGGCATCACCAAACCTGTGCCAACCAACACTTGCATCGTGACTGGTATTGCTGGCAGCATAATTATCTACACCATGAAACATTCTTTGACTGTCTCTGAAGTGATAGAGGTTCTAGAAGTGCTGCTCATTTTTGTCTACCTCAGTATGATCTTGCTGTACTTGTTGCCTCGATGTTTTACTCCTGGAGAAGCGCTGCTGGTTCTTGGAGGTGTAAGTTTTGTTCTCAATCAGCTCATTAAACGCTCACTGAATGTAATTGAGGGCAGAGGGGATCCCATTGACTTCTTCCTTCTGGTAGCTGTTGTCGGAGTTGTTCTTCTTGGtctttttttcactgtgctCTTCATTTTCTTGGATTCGGGCACGTGGATCTCCTCCATGTTTTTCCACATGATGACAGCAGTGTTAGGCTTAGGGGTCATCATGCCTTGGCTGTACCGACTGATCCAGAGGAACCCTTTGTTCTGGCTGCTCCAGTTTCTGTTTCAGACACAGACAAGACTTTACCTTCTTGTGTATTGGACTTTCTTGGCTGCCTCAGCATGTGGTGTGGTTTTCTACCAGAACGCCAAGAGATCATCTGAATCTAAAAAACACCAGGCCTCAACTATAACcaggaaatatttccatttcattgTTGTAGCTACTTATGTTCCTGGACTAATTTATGACCGCCAGCTCCTCTACgttgctgcagtgctgtgtctggCAGTGTTCATCTTCTTAGAGTACGTTCGGTACTTCAGGATCAAACCCTTTGGACAAACCCTGAGGCATTTGCTCTCTCTCTTCTTGGATGAAAGAGACAGTGGACCTCTAATCTTGACTCATATTTATCTCCTCCTTGGCATGTCCCTCCCAGTGTGGTTGTTTCCTAGATCTTGTGCTCCTAAAGGCACCTTGCCTGGGGCAGGAGCACTGGTCCCCTACTCTGGGGTGTTGGCAGTAGGGGTAGGAGACACCATTGCCTCTGTATTCGGCAGTACAATGGGGGAAATCAAATGGCCAGGAACAAAGAAGACCTTTGAAGGGACAATGACAGCTATTTTTGCTCAGATTATTGCTGTGGCTCTCATCCTGATCTTTGACAGCAGTGTGAATCTGAACTCCAGCTATGCCTGGATTCTGGCATCTGTGAGTTTGGTTTCTCTTTTGGAAGCTTACACTACCCAAATTGATAATCTGCTGTTGCCTCTCTACCTCCAGATCATGCTCATGGCATAG